Genomic window (bacterium):
ACGCTTCGTATTCGGATCGGTCGCCGAGCGGATCGTGCGACATGCGCAGTGTCCGGTGCTCACGATTCAGACTCCGCACATCGCGGAATAACAACCGCTGCTCATACAGTCTCAATCACTTTTCTCAGAGAATGCCAAGAAAGAAGAAATTTCGCCGCATCGAGAAAACCTGGGATGAGTTCTGGGCGGAATTCTGGCGCATCCGGCTGATTCGCGAAGACGAAGCAACCGCCTGGAAGGATCAACAGGTGGTCGAGTTCTGTTGTGACGTGCTCGGCATTCGTCCGGGAATGACGGTTCTGGACCTCGGATGCGGCGCGGGATTTCAGGCTCGATTATTCGCCGAACGTGGTATTCGTGTTCACGGAATAGACATCTCGCCGCCGCTCATTCGACACGCCCGCCGACTGGCCACACGCCATCGGCTTCCGGCCACGTTCGCGGTGGGCGATATGCGTGATTTCGCCGTTGAGACTCCCTTCGACCGGGTGCTGGTGCTGGGAATGAGTTTCGGATTCGGAACCGACAAAGAAAACGAAACGGCACTGACCAATATTTTTCGCGCCACCAAGCCGGGCGGTCGAATCATGCTCACCGGGCAACATCCCTACTCGGTCTCGAATCACACGGGTCCCGAATGGGTTGAGACTGATGAAGGCCATCTGGTTCACCGCGGCGAATTCGACTCGATCACTTGCCGGCTCGGTGGATGGTGGGAGCTGGTTTGTCCGGACGGTACCATCGTCACGGAAGGCGAGAATCCCGAATCCGACGGCATTCGCTGCTATTCGCCGCCGGAAATGACCAAGCTTCTTGCCGATGCTGGATTTGCGAAAGCGGAATACTACGGATCGTGGCTTCTGCCGCCTTCCGAAATGCAGTGGTTCTCGAGCGAGATGATTTCCGTTGCGACCAAACCCGTCGTTCGGGCATCGTCACGGAGGTCATAGTTCCGATGAACGCCGCAACGTCGCACGCGTCTCCCGCGAAGTCGGCGCTCGACGCGGCCACCGACGTTCGACTTGGCCCGTTGCGATTGAGTTCTCCGGCGGTGCTGGCCCCACTGGCGGGCTACACGGACACGGCCATGCGTCGCATCTGCCGAAGATTCGGCGCGGGCATGGTGTTCTCGGAAATGCTCTCAGCCGAAGGTGCGCGCCGCGACAATGCCAAGACCTTCAAGATGGCCGCCTTCACCCCCGAAGAGCGGCCCTATTCCATCCAGCTTTTCTCGACGAATCCCGAACAAGCCGCCGATGCCGCGCGGATTCTCGCGGAGCTCGGACCGGATGCGCTCGATCTCAATTTCGGTTGTCCGGTCAAGAAAATCGCTCTCAATTCGGGCGGCGGCGCGGCACTTCTCAAGGATATTCCCCTGCTCGCGCGAATCGTGGAGGCCACCGTCAAAGCGGTGGATTTGCCGGTCTCGGTCAAGATGAGATCGGGTTGGGATCGTCGTTCACTGAACGCGGTGGACGTCGCGCACGCGGTCGCCGA
Coding sequences:
- the dusB gene encoding tRNA dihydrouridine synthase DusB → MNAATSHASPAKSALDAATDVRLGPLRLSSPAVLAPLAGYTDTAMRRICRRFGAGMVFSEMLSAEGARRDNAKTFKMAAFTPEERPYSIQLFSTNPEQAADAARILAELGPDALDLNFGCPVKKIALNSGGGAALLKDIPLLARIVEATVKAVDLPVSVKMRSGWDRRSLNAVDVAHAVADAGASWVTVHARTRSDLYKGQAQWEWIAEVKAAVSIPVIGNGDVRTAPDAIRLMEVTSCDAVMIGRAAIGNPFIFREVNHLLRHGRESAPATPLERFDAAATQLRWAVEQWGEAKAVREFRKHLLAYVRGLPHSSAFKTEAMKLERADDVIEALHGYFSSLPDDAAPHAALSAFGY
- a CDS encoding class I SAM-dependent methyltransferase, whose product is MPRKKKFRRIEKTWDEFWAEFWRIRLIREDEATAWKDQQVVEFCCDVLGIRPGMTVLDLGCGAGFQARLFAERGIRVHGIDISPPLIRHARRLATRHRLPATFAVGDMRDFAVETPFDRVLVLGMSFGFGTDKENETALTNIFRATKPGGRIMLTGQHPYSVSNHTGPEWVETDEGHLVHRGEFDSITCRLGGWWELVCPDGTIVTEGENPESDGIRCYSPPEMTKLLADAGFAKAEYYGSWLLPPSEMQWFSSEMISVATKPVVRASSRRS